The nucleotide window ATTTCTGCATATGATcaccaacaatttatttattagagtGAACAATTTGGATGTTTTACTCGATAATTCACCCGATGTTAGGATATTACAGACTCAATAATACCGGTGAcctaattcattttttttattccgtgTGATTGCTAGTTCATGAGTAGAACCAGGGTAAgacggaataaaaaaaaatgaaatcccGACTGCTTTGGCAGAAGGGAGAACTCTCTACATGGAGAATCGCCTTTTGGAATTTATGAATCGGTTGGGAGACGCCAGGTGGCGGGAAACGCTTCATgagggggggctccgtttgtactttttcaactgtacaaatgatgaactgtagagagaattttcaaacgttgagagcaccggtgtgcagggattcaactatCGAGACGTGTCAAAACCTGCCTTCAGCGTTGGACGAGTTCCCAGAAATAACAGGGAGATTCTGGTGAATTtctaataatatttaataattttaaagtgAGTCGTTAAGGATGTCTGTGCTAGCTACGACAGCCACGGTCTCGCTGGACGATGATGCTGCTGATACTTCTCATCTTCAGGCCAAACTCGTTACATCGTTGGAGGTAAGAACAAAGACCTTGATTTGGTGGTATAACCTTGTTCCGTTGGTTTATTTGGTGGATTTTTACCTCGTTACCATTCCTAGGGAAATGGAATCACTTCAGGTGACATCGCCAAGTTGAAGGAAGCTGGTTATTACACAGTGGAATCGGTGGCCTACTCCCCGAAAAAGGCTCTGCTAGCCATCAAAGGTATCAGTGAAGCCAAAGCGGACAAGATCCTCCAAGAGGCCTCAAAACTAGTGGTAATGGGATTCAAGAGTGCCACTGAGTTGAACTTAGTCCGCCAGAATATTGTGTACATCTCCACAGGCTCGACTGAGCTGGATCGACTCCTCGGAGGTGGGATCGAGACAGGTTCCATCACCGAGATTTTTGGTGAATTTCGTACGGGAAAGACCCAATTGGTCCACAGTTTAGCTGTCAACTGTCAGTTGCCAATTGAAATGGGTGGAGCTGAGGGAAAGTGTCTCTACATCGACACCGAGGGTACCTTCAGGCCTGAGAGATTGAGTGCCATTGCCCAGAAATACAACATTCCTGGGGAAAATGTTTTGGACAATGTGGCATGTGCTCGTGCCTACAACACAGACCATCAGAGCCAACTGCTCATTCAGGCCAGTGCCATGATGACAGAGTCTCGTTATGCTCTTCTGATTGTCGACAGTGCAATGGCACTTTACAGAACTGATTTTTCGGGGCGGGGAGAGCTGTCTGCTAGGCAGATGCATCTAGCCAGATTCCTGAGGATGCTCCTGAGGATTGCTGATGAACATGGGGTGGCTGTTGTCATCACGAATCAGGTGGTTGCCCAGGTGGATGGAGCTGCCAGTATGTTTGGAGGGGATCAGAAAAAACCTATTGGGGGTAATATCATTGCCCATGCCAGCACCACCAGGCTCTATCTCAGGAAGGGCAGAGGGGAAACAAGAATTTGCAAGATTTATGACTCCCCATGTCTACCGGAGAGTGAAGCCATGTTCGCTATTTTACCTGATGGCATTGGGGATGTTAAGGAGTAGAGTCCGAACGTTCATTGATTTCCACACTTGAGggaagtggaaaaattttgataaatttttgtgGAGTGGAGGTCCAAAGAAAAGGATCAACATGAActtcactgtctctctctatctctctttaATTTCGGAAATGTTCCTTGAAAAGGCAACTAGAATTTAATTGACTGACCCTTGTTCACGACATCACTACAGAATATTTTCtaattgtttaataatttttcttggagAATCATACGTTTTTGGGAGGgatttgaagaattttatgaCAATACTTGAAGACTGAATTTGTCCCAGTAATTTCCACTTCACAATCAATAAGATGATCATGATTCCCAATTAAAAATCCGCCACTCCATATCATTGAGAACTTatccaataattttataaaccaTCTGCACCTTTATCAGGTATAAGGCTGAACCCTTGATAgcggattttgaaaaatcatctgtAAGCGTGggtatatttttctattttttgttttctaatGACTAAATTATTTTGAGATTCGACCTAAATACTAatgtttttcttcttcttgttAAGAACAAAATAATGTACAAAGATAGGTAAAAAAGAATAGagtatttttcaactcatcatatgaattttgaatttcttggTTAACTTTCCTTGTATCTAACACAAATTCACTTTTATTTATCACACACATTCACACATAAAAATACACATCAATGCACACATGATCATAACCTCATCCTGTTTTCTCTGCTAATATCCTCCTATTCGTCGAAATAAAGCGTTACACGTCAGCGGATTTCCTGTATTTTGGGTGTATAAATATTgttttcttcaaaaatcatcAGAGGAGGTCCTGAAGTATTATTGGTAAGTAGAAATCcacataaaatcataaaattcgattttttcttgaCTACCTGGTCAAATTAGACGAGGGCAAGAATGTCAAACAATGATATCCATTTGGTGTATATAAACGTCAAGGTGTTCATAACCAACATCTATAGGGCCCATTGTCCACTAACTCATCGTCACTTTATTCATTGAGATGATCAAAATCACCAATCACCGATTGTTCCAACAATTGGGTAGATTACATGCgtcaactattttttattcgccTCTCCAAGCCCAACAGCCAACAACAGCTCCTTCTCGTGATTATATGACATTAAGTGAGGTTAAAAGTCTCAAAAGAAGGTAATTCATTAGAAATAATTACTCGGCATTGAGGAGGCATTGAGTGAACTTTCAAACTTGGCATTGAGCAGacattgattatttaatttgtagAGTTAGCAATCAGTGAGAGGATGTTCGTTGCAATTTAAAACTAATTTAATCATTCCTTAATCAccgttgattaattaattaaaatggtTATTGGTGTATGGATGAATAGGATGATGATTATTTCATCAAAAATAGGCAGATAAGTTAATAAAAACTTTCATTCAGGGCTAAAggaaaatttgcaattttttttttagacatttCCTAAGATCATTCACAACGATGGAAGCCAATACGTCGCTGTATATACTCCCTAATAGTCAGCCGATAGTGACATTAGATTGTGACGTCGCCTTTAATGCCCTGACGAACAACGAGAAGCTGTATTCTCATTATTTGAGCAGAGCAGCCTGGACAGGAAGCCTGATCGTCTTCGTGCAGACGTCCCCTGAGTCACCCGTGATTTTTGCTCTACTGCACAAGATTTTCCTTGGGGAAAAGATTGGGGAGCTGAAAAGGGCCGCTGCCGAAGCCGGAGTCAGCGATGATGATTTCACTGCCTTCTTGGTGTACACCTGCGGTGTCCTCTCCAACACCGGAAACTACAAGTCCTTCGGTGACTCCAAGATAATACCAAACCTTCCAAAAGATAAATTCCTCGCGATAATCAAGTCCTCCAAGGCCTATAAAGCGAACTCCCCAGCTATGGAGAAGATCTGGAACAGTTGCAGTGAGGGAATCTACTCTCTCACCGACAAGGTCAAGTCCCTGGGTCTCGGTGACAATGGAATCACCACATATTTCTCTTCAAACTGCGATGACACAGACGCAGCTCTGGTTAACGAGTTTATGCAGGCACACTCCCTCGAGGGCTACAACACACGGTGCTTCAAAACCATTGAGGACTCCCTCACCGTCTACGACATAAAGCTCGCTTCCCACCTGGAGAGTGATGACCCAGCCCTCACCATTACCGAGAGCCTTTTCAAGAACGTCAAGTTCAAGGTGTCAAGAGGGGACTACAGCAAGCTTCTCCAGAAAACAAATGAGTATCTCGAGAAGGCTAGGGATCACGCAGCCAATGACACCGAGAAGCAGATGATTGATAAATACATCAGTCACTTCAGAACAGGATCACTAAATGATCACAAGGACGGCTCACGATTCTGGATAAAGGACAAAGGTATACTATTcaatagatatttttcatttgcactgttttttattctgataaaatttcaaaatcgcAGAAAAACGGAATTGAAGCTTTATTCTACACAAAAGTCGAAAAATACATTTACTGATTGTTAAatacaaattcaatagaatgcTTGAACTAATTAATCAGACGGGATAATTCGAAATCACTATCTGAACAGGTCCTGTAGTGGAAACCTACATTGGCTTCATTGAGACATATCGAGACCCGGCTGGCCAACGCGGGGAGTTCGAGGGTTTCGTAGCAATGGTGAACAAAGAGACATCTAAAAAATTCGCAGACCTAGTAGAGAAAGCCCAGGACTTCCTCCCAGTGCTGCCCTGGAACAAAGATTTCGAGAAAGACGTTTTTCTGCGTCCAGATTTTACGTCCCTCGACGTCCTGACATTCGCGGGCTCGGGTATTCCCGCAGGCATCAACATCCCCAATTACGACGAGATAAGGCAGAGCGAGGGATTCAAGAATGTCTCCCTTGGGAACGTTATTCCCGCGAATATGAAGCAGGATGTCATCCCATTCTTGTCTGAGGCGGATCAGGCTCTCCTGAATCAACACAGGATCTCCGCAATGGAGGTCCAAGTAGGCCTTCACGAGCTGCTGGGTCATGGCAGTGGAAAATTGCTGAGAAAAACTCCCGAGGGCTTCAACTTCGACGAGAAGACATTAAAGAATCCCCTCACCAATGAGCTGATTGATAAGTATTTCTTGGAGGGAGAGACTTATGACTCTAAATTTGGAGCCATGGGATCCTCGTACGAAGAGTGTAGGGCTGAGGCTGTGGGTCTGTATATGTGCCTGGAGAAGGACATCCTCAAGATCTTTGGCCATGAGGGAAAAACAGCTGATGATGTTATCTATGTCAATTGGCTAGCGTTGCTGTGGAACGGATGTGCCAAGGCCCTTGAGAGCTACAGCCCAGAGAAGAACAAGTGGCTCCAGGCCCATTCTCAAGCTAGATATGTGCTCCTCAGAGTCTGCCTCGAGGCAGCTCAGGGCTTTGTGAAGGTTGAGGAGATCGAGGAAGGGAAGAACTTGAGGTTCACTATGAACAGGGAGAAGATTAATACTGTGGGAAAGGAGGCAGTTGGAAAATTTCTGCAGAAACTCCAAATTTACAAGAGCACTGGAGACTTTGAGAGCGCCAAGACGATGTATGAGGCGTACTCTGAGGTGCCTGAGGGTGGAAAACATCCCTGGAGAAAGTGGAGAGAGATTGTGCTCGCTCATAAGCAGCCGAGGAAGATCTTCGTTCAGGCGAATTCTTTCATCGAGAGTGGAGAGGTCAAGTTGAAGAACTATGAGGCGACCTTTGAAGGGTTCATTCAGTCCTGGGTGGAGAGGTTCCCCGAGGCTGAGACTGTGGAGATGATGCTGCAACTCGCTGAGAAGGATAGACCGTATTTTGAGACTATTTAGAGGTCTAGCTTCCCAAAAGACTACAGGGGAGTTTCTTTCATTCAAATTATTACATTTTCCTTAGGAGGTAGGGCCATGCTCCTATgtacatttgtattttttgatATGTTTGATTTGacgataattaataaaaatattttgcagcATTGATGGGTTATTAATTTGTAGCACTACAATAAAATTAACTGATAATGCAATCACATATTATTgaacaataatttcaaatttaaaaagCCCCGTAATTTCTCCCATATTGATAACATGATCAACATATCTTTTCAGTCCACCTAATGTGCCGTTCCATCTCCAGATGGCCCCACCCTGTAAAACGTGTATTAACTCCTGAGTTTCGCCTCTACTCTTTTCAAAGTCATAGAATGCTTTCGTATTATTCGCATTCTTGTTTTCTCCAGAACCTTAAAACTGTTCGTAGTGATATCAATATCGAAACCCTTAAATGGCACTAATGTTGAATATGAAGAATAATTCTGtgtgaacaatgaaaaatatatgtcaGTGAAAAAGTGATCAATTGAACagtaaaaatgttgaatcaGGCAGTTGTTGAGGCACTTTACTCGGCCACGTACATCGAGAATTACCTGGACTGCGTTGAAAATCTTCCAAACGACGTTCAAAGATATGTGTCCCGTTTACGTGAACTAGATGCCACATGTCAAAGTAAgttaaattcataatttgttTTTGTCCCAATCTGAGGTCCGAAAAATTCAAGTGCTTTATTATGATTACATCCATCAAATCAGATGCATTGGTCCATTCATTTTGAGTTTTCGCTTAATTTTATCCTTCAGCATATCTAAGAGATGTCGATCAACAGCAGGAGCTCCTTAAAATTGACACCGATGTGACGCTACGTCGACGAGCATTGTTAAGGGTCCAGCAGTCACTCATAGCAGCTCAGGAAATCGGCGATGAGAAGCTACAAATTGTACAACAGATTCAGGATCTTATCGAGAATAAAACTCGTCAACTGGATATGGATTATCGTAATTTAGGTAACAACCAGcttatttacaatttatttataccCCAGGGCACCTCAAATTGAGCTGGCTTAACCAGCATTTCCTTGATAACGTCAATGAATCATAAGATGTTGCacaattttgtttaatttctaAAGAGATctctggaaattttcaatcaactgTCTTTCTCACGCACAGATGTCGGCAAAGAGCAAGAGAACAACGACACAAATCGTGAATCTACAGCAACCACCAACTCCACAACGACAAGCAACACAAACAACGTGGACCGTCAGCCAAAACGGGCGAGAAGAACTCGCACAGACAATCTTGCAGACTCGAGTGCAATTGACATGATGGTAATGTCGGAGAATCGTTCAACAGGTTTAGCCAATACTAGCAATGGAAATCAGAAGAAAACgacagcagcagcagctgGCAAAAAGAAGAAACGAAAGTCTCGACAGGGTACACAGCAGAATCAGCAACGAGAAGACACACCACCTCCCATTGACGATGACATTCAGGTGGATCCAGATGAGCCGACTTATTGCCTGTGCGATCAAATATCCTACGGCGAAATGATTCTCTGTGACAACGATCTCTGCCCTATCGAGTGGTTCCACTTCTCTTGTGTCTCCTTAAGTACAAAGCCGAAGGGCAAGTGGTTCTGCCCAAAATGCCGAGGTGACAGACCAAACGTTATGAAACCCAAGGCCCAATTTTTGAAGGAATTGGAACGTTATAATAAGGAGAAGGAGGAAAAATCGTAGCAGTGACAGATACGTTAATGAATtgtggataaataaataaaataaggtCTGAAGGGAGTATCGAGTGTTAGCCATCTTTAtgatataaaatatatcaTAACTCCCATCGGATTTTACATCATTTTTTGTGACTCCAAGATCAGCGGTAATTGAATAACCTTTGGAGATCATTAAATCatcataataaaatttaatggattGATAAAATAACTGGTCATTCATATACATTCTATAATTTCGATACTGAGCGATGAATAGACTTATAttacaaaattcatttctgaagccaaataaattctcttgaaaacaaatttttcaattcaagaatttcagtgaattttgtCGAGTAGATATATCTTGAAATCTCTCAGTGAATGACCGGAAAAATTACAATGATGTAGTTGTCTCACAGCCTCACTGTGGCAGtattatttaacatttttcaatggTACATGCGGCGAGTTCAAGGAGGAGGATGTCATGTGACATTCAAAATATCCCGATTGTAAATAAGCATTACATGTATTTTAACAGATTGATAAATTGATTAACATGCTAGCGTTTTTTTAAAGTAATTCAATAAAGATGTTGATTTAATTTCCTAATGAAACATAGCTTGAGATTTATTTTGTTATCCTATTTAACACCAAAGTTTCCCATACTTTAGAAAagataattatggaaaatgaAAGAAGTAATATTGCAGAATTACAATATTCcggtatttttattattcacaaGTAAAATTAAGCTCAATCAGACGCACTCCGCAATTTTATTACCAGCTGTTCCAGAATCCCTTAAATTTTGTTATCATTGTgtataataatttcattacgTCACGTCACAGTCACTATTTTATCGTTCTCAAATTATACCTCATTTCTATGCGTAATGAAATGAGCGAATACACAAAATTAATATCATAGTGTACTTATAAATAATCATCACATGAGTTTTAATGACCGGGTAGAGAATTAATGTCACTTCGGCTCTCAATGAAAAGCTAATTTTGGAACAATATGTTCGTTTTTTTCTTAGGCCTTACACCTCTTTTGTTATTACATCAGTGCCTGCGTCTATTAAATTTCACCGGggcgttttcaattttttgggtCGTAGAGCTCCCAAGAACGTAATTACAATTGTTATTACTAGTTCAGCCgagaaaatcattgaaaaactcATAGGTAATTAAATGCGAACTTGTTAGAATTGTTTAGCTAATTCATGaagtttttgataattttgttttcttgGATTTATAGAGAAAATTGCTTCAAAATAAGTAAATATTCCTTGAAATTCAGAAACTTTGACCTCCAAGATTTTTTTGACTGATAATTAAAAACGTAATTTCTGAGAACAACTAATCCCGATACCATGGAATTTGCCCGTAAATCAAGTAGTACGTGTCAGCGAGCAGCTAGAACAGATTTAATTGGTTTAATTGGGATAATGTCTTTTTCGGTCATGGGAGTCGATAATGCATATGTGATAATGAGATTGAAATCGTCTGGATGTCTCCAGTGATGGTGTTTAGAGATTTAGCCAGAGTTGACTAATGTCAACGGGCATCATCAACGTGGCTCTCCTGAAAATTTAGCCACGACTGCTCGACAACAGTTGCAACACGTTTTTCGTACTCTCTCTTGTTTTCCTGATACAACTGGGCTGCCAGTGAATTCGCTGGTGAATTTGGATTTGGCTCGTCCAATAGAGACTGAAACACAACaagtgaagtaaaaaaaaaacggatatTGGTTGGAAACTACAAACGTATTCACATAAACATAAATTGTCAGATCAGGATTAAAGACGAATGAAGAAGATGATTTTCGCATCACATACGTTTTATTacgttttttcttttctcattattttatgtgtatatatatttatatatgtataattgaatttaGGTACGATACTAGGTGCCAGAATTGAATTCAAGGTATAACAACTCTGTGCTCATACAGAACATTCGCCTCTAGAgaacgaataattttttttttttttttgaaaaagaacaaaatagtaataataacaCAAATTAACtacacaattattattttattataccctagaatttaataattactaATTGTCTCGTGTTATTTGTTATTCCTCGTATCTGTCCTTCTCATTTACTTCCCTCGTTTCGCATTAACCgttgaaaatcaaataaataaatacacaaTTTTCCATCACAATAAATCGTACAAGAtggtgaaaaattttgttcctAATTTTCAAACTGATAGTTCATAGAGCTTTGGTACCTGATTATTTCAATGGGTTTATTGTTTTCTCGttagttattttttatatatacttttttatccaatttttaattctcattaaTTGATTTACAGAGTGATGTGCTAAGCGGTTAGCGTTAACTCCCCAGTAAGGCTGGACAATCGCTTTCACAAATGATGTAGTACGTTGATGGTGGATGTTGACGCGATGATACCAAATCAATCAGCGACTAATCCACAAAACTTTGCTCGACACAAGCCTTCACTCGTTTCTCGTACTCGCGTCGATTCTCTTTATACAGTTGTGCTGCCATTGAGTTGGCAGGTGAATTCGGGTTCGGATCACTTAACAGCGACTGCAATCACACAAGTCAACAAtaccaatttatttatcattctgGCTTTTGATAATGTTAAGGGCAGACTGGTGTTTTCgaattatcaatatttctcAGGCTGTTGGTGACACATCTCGTACGTTCGAGATTGATTATATGAATTtagatgaattaaaatgagaaatcagTGCTAAAGGcgtattcaaaaaattcaaattaaggTCTATTAGCCGTTATTAACATGTTCCTCAATTTGATCCCCTTGTGAAATAaacatttcaaatgaaaaaacatcAGTATTTGATGAAGAAATCAATTGGTTACTTGGCTATCATAAAAAGGTAATTTGTAAAATGTAATTAGTGATAAGTGTCGAAGAACAACAAGGGGGAATTcaacagagaaaaataattggaggAACATAACAGATATTCTTTCTATAACCAATTTcaataaagaaatatttcactAAGTATTTTTGACGAACAGTTTCAATACAATTAATCAAAATTCGAAATCTTAAACATCACCATGAGACATCTGCCTTCAATTTTAAAACATTACAGGAGTCTCTTCTTAATTCTGGATTAAGATTAACCATGAGCCAATATTTGCACAACTTGATGgtatttttccttaatttcaGCCCACTCAGAGATAAAAATGAACcacaaaatgataaataaaatattaaaaatgtgaATACTGACTTGATCAGAGACTTTACGAAATTGCAACCGCTGTTAAAGCGACGACTGATGATTCATCAGTAATTGATGACTTTTTTCATCGaattattttacaaattaTTCGTTTTAAAATCTTGGAGATACAAGTGACGTACGGGCACACattatctatttattttttttgctttcaaCGGAAACAATGTCTTCATCAAATTGGAAACTTTACCAAATTTATGTCCCAAGATGACTACTGTTGATCTCAGGGGTTCAAACATTCTATCTTCAGATAACATATTCTCATATGCGTACGTCCGATCTGTTTTACAATCAAAATTATCTATATAGCTTTTTTCCCTCTATTTTTCGTGCAAAGTGCCAACTCGATACCTCACTACCCTGAGTTCGCCAGCTAACATGGATTAGAACCGTGAAAaacaagtaaaaaaatattctaaacttGTTAAGAAATGAGTTCAATAGAGAAGATATGAATAATGTATAATTATCGTGGTAAATGGGGAcctgaggaaaaaataaattgtttggcGCAGCGCGACTGAACGGTCGAACAAAGAgggctgaaaaaaatttctgtaatttttatgagaacTCTTTCATTATGTTTTTGCAATCACCTCCTTATCACTTACACCGATCTTCATCAATTGACAATTGTAATGCCCATCAATTGTCACTTTTGTCATGTGCGATCGGCACAAGTGATCGCTGattcatgataaaaatattttcaaataatatcaattatttggaaCGAGTATTTTCAGTCGTTTTTCAGTCATAAGAGAAGAAAatgcagacaaaaaaaaacgcaacATGATGGGAAAATCATACTTTGTTCAATTATCTTCCAATATTCATCGTTTtaggaataaaattaaataaaattacgaaaactgATCCCTTCCATAAATATCCCCTTTCGCACAGCTGAGGATGAAGGACTGATAGAGTGAATATGAATGATCCCACATATAATATACATTACCTGGATTGATGTGAGTATAGCAGAAACGTCGTAAGTTGGACTCCAACGGTTCTGCAAGATATCAAGGCAGATGCCTCCGTCTGCGTAAACATTTGGGTGAAACATTTTACTAACAAATCGAACTGTGGGTGGTTTATTTGGATATTCCTCTGTGAACTCTATGGTAAGCTTGAAGGTACCGTCCTCGAAGGGTGTGTCGTGAGGTCTGTAAAATCACAATCGATTAAATATACATCATCATTAATGACTCCAcgtggagaaaaaataataatgaaaaagtacacgaaaaatttagtggaAAAAAGGGAATAAGTCTCTTTTTAccatagataaaaaaaatgttgattgaAATATTCCGAATTCAAGATCTAGGAAATCGCCCTCTGAATTCCACTCACCCGAAAATAACGGCGTTCCATATCATGATATTATTGTCAGTGGGAGCACCGGAGACACCAGTTGGTGGGTCCTCTTGTAATCTGCACATCAATTAAATACCAATGTACATGGACACAACAATGATTCAGTATAAAATTCAATACTAAGAATATTCTAGAATCACGCGATACTCCATAATATCCCCTCGAGTTCGTCAGAGTTCAAggtaaattgttaaaaattggTTAAAGTTGATCTTGCCTTCTGGAGGAGTCTTTTTATAGAAACTCAAAATATAATATGATAATCGTTGAATGACTGAAACCTTGAAATTCCTTGCACAATTTTTACCAAACTGATAATCTCTTCCCTAGACAGTCAGTGGATAGAGTCCAGCGAAACATGAACATATGACTCATGCAATCAACTCATGAAATCCGAGTGATGGCGATGTACAACATTTAAGCAGTggcattattttattaaacccACCATCAATGTCACATTGATAATCGATAGTTTCATCAAAACTCTCATTTAATATTTCACGAGTCAAACAGAAAGCAACCAACCAGCAATACGAAGcagataaatataaataaagcgTCGAGATGGTGTTATACTTGAAATCTAATAATAAACCCCGGGTATAACGATGATCAGGCTGAGGATGACGTTGGAGAAGGTGCTCAGAGAAATGCCAAACATATgcgaatgaataattaactcGGTGGATTCACTTTCTCCGAGTAACAATGTGAATTGGTGAAGCACGTTTATGCCTTCTCCTCTCCCCCACCCTCTTCCACTTAACCAATTTCAAgtgtaattttaatatttaaaataataccTCTTGAAGTCCCTCATGAGTCTTCGTCTTGCTGGTGTAGACATTTCAGTTGTTCCTTGTGATGGGCCCAAACGTCActcgaataaaaatgaaaatttattcccgATGACCTCCAAGACAACTACTCACACACGTCTGCACTTGAGCCTATCCTCTTTATCTCTCTCACTCCCTTGTTCTGTGCTCCAAATCAGTATTTGatatcacaaaaaaataataataatgaacttTTCTATAGGCTTGTGTGAGTAGGAATATGAAAACAATTACAATGGATCACTAGCTTCACTGTCCAATTGGGTGTCCAGCACAGTCAGCGAATCTTGAAACTGTTTTCTCGACTCCGCTAGCTGCGTATGAAAAATCTCACCTCCACGGGGCCTTTTGTCAGCACCGAAGGCCGCCCTCTTTGCACAATACCGTTACGCGTAGTCCCAACTTAATCAGCTTCCGTGTTTAATGGAATAACGAACCAAATTAACCGAAATATCACTTGAATTATTTGATATCTGATGCTTGTGTATTGATATTTCAACTTTGATATCTTTGTTCTTGACTCCCACACCCGTAACACC belongs to Diachasmimorpha longicaudata isolate KC_UGA_2023 chromosome 10, iyDiaLong2, whole genome shotgun sequence and includes:
- the Spn-a gene encoding DNA repair protein RAD51 homolog A codes for the protein MSVLATTATVSLDDDAADTSHLQAKLVTSLEGNGITSGDIAKLKEAGYYTVESVAYSPKKALLAIKGISEAKADKILQEASKLVVMGFKSATELNLVRQNIVYISTGSTELDRLLGGGIETGSITEIFGEFRTGKTQLVHSLAVNCQLPIEMGGAEGKCLYIDTEGTFRPERLSAIAQKYNIPGENVLDNVACARAYNTDHQSQLLIQASAMMTESRYALLIVDSAMALYRTDFSGRGELSARQMHLARFLRMLLRIADEHGVAVVITNQVVAQVDGAASMFGGDQKKPIGGNIIAHASTTRLYLRKGRGETRICKIYDSPCLPESEAMFAILPDGIGDVKE
- the LOC135166782 gene encoding dipeptidyl peptidase 3 isoform X1, coding for MIKITNHRLFQQLGRLHASTIFYSPLQAQQPTTAPSRDYMTLSEVKSLKRRHFLRSFTTMEANTSLYILPNSQPIVTLDCDVAFNALTNNEKLYSHYLSRAAWTGSLIVFVQTSPESPVIFALLHKIFLGEKIGELKRAAAEAGVSDDDFTAFLVYTCGVLSNTGNYKSFGDSKIIPNLPKDKFLAIIKSSKAYKANSPAMEKIWNSCSEGIYSLTDKVKSLGLGDNGITTYFSSNCDDTDAALVNEFMQAHSLEGYNTRCFKTIEDSLTVYDIKLASHLESDDPALTITESLFKNVKFKVSRGDYSKLLQKTNEYLEKARDHAANDTEKQMIDKYISHFRTGSLNDHKDGSRFWIKDKGPVVETYIGFIETYRDPAGQRGEFEGFVAMVNKETSKKFADLVEKAQDFLPVLPWNKDFEKDVFLRPDFTSLDVLTFAGSGIPAGINIPNYDEIRQSEGFKNVSLGNVIPANMKQDVIPFLSEADQALLNQHRISAMEVQVGLHELLGHGSGKLLRKTPEGFNFDEKTLKNPLTNELIDKYFLEGETYDSKFGAMGSSYEECRAEAVGLYMCLEKDILKIFGHEGKTADDVIYVNWLALLWNGCAKALESYSPEKNKWLQAHSQARYVLLRVCLEAAQGFVKVEEIEEGKNLRFTMNREKINTVGKEAVGKFLQKLQIYKSTGDFESAKTMYEAYSEVPEGGKHPWRKWREIVLAHKQPRKIFVQANSFIESGEVKLKNYEATFEGFIQSWVERFPEAETVEMMLQLAEKDRPYFETI
- the LOC135166782 gene encoding dipeptidyl peptidase 3 isoform X2; translation: MEANTSLYILPNSQPIVTLDCDVAFNALTNNEKLYSHYLSRAAWTGSLIVFVQTSPESPVIFALLHKIFLGEKIGELKRAAAEAGVSDDDFTAFLVYTCGVLSNTGNYKSFGDSKIIPNLPKDKFLAIIKSSKAYKANSPAMEKIWNSCSEGIYSLTDKVKSLGLGDNGITTYFSSNCDDTDAALVNEFMQAHSLEGYNTRCFKTIEDSLTVYDIKLASHLESDDPALTITESLFKNVKFKVSRGDYSKLLQKTNEYLEKARDHAANDTEKQMIDKYISHFRTGSLNDHKDGSRFWIKDKGPVVETYIGFIETYRDPAGQRGEFEGFVAMVNKETSKKFADLVEKAQDFLPVLPWNKDFEKDVFLRPDFTSLDVLTFAGSGIPAGINIPNYDEIRQSEGFKNVSLGNVIPANMKQDVIPFLSEADQALLNQHRISAMEVQVGLHELLGHGSGKLLRKTPEGFNFDEKTLKNPLTNELIDKYFLEGETYDSKFGAMGSSYEECRAEAVGLYMCLEKDILKIFGHEGKTADDVIYVNWLALLWNGCAKALESYSPEKNKWLQAHSQARYVLLRVCLEAAQGFVKVEEIEEGKNLRFTMNREKINTVGKEAVGKFLQKLQIYKSTGDFESAKTMYEAYSEVPEGGKHPWRKWREIVLAHKQPRKIFVQANSFIESGEVKLKNYEATFEGFIQSWVERFPEAETVEMMLQLAEKDRPYFETI
- the LOC135166803 gene encoding inhibitor of growth protein 1; this encodes MLNQAVVEALYSATYIENYLDCVENLPNDVQRYVSRLRELDATCQTYLRDVDQQQELLKIDTDVTLRRRALLRVQQSLIAAQEIGDEKLQIVQQIQDLIENKTRQLDMDYRNLDVGKEQENNDTNRESTATTNSTTTSNTNNVDRQPKRARRTRTDNLADSSAIDMMVMSENRSTGLANTSNGNQKKTTAAAAGKKKKRKSRQGTQQNQQREDTPPPIDDDIQVDPDEPTYCLCDQISYGEMILCDNDLCPIEWFHFSCVSLSTKPKGKWFCPKCRGDRPNVMKPKAQFLKELERYNKEKEEKS